The stretch of DNA GCGTGAGGTAGATGCCGACGAGCGCCACGACGAAGCTCGCGAGCAGCGACAGCGCGTTCCCGGTGACGACGAACGGGAACCCACCGCCGCCGCCGGCACCGACGACGCCGGGCGTGGTCCGGACGAACTGGCCGGGAACGAGCGCCGCGAGCGCCTGGACGACGGCGAGCGCCACCAGCACGAGCAACGCGGGCCCCGTCGCCAGCCGTCTGAGCGACTGACGGATGACCGTGAGAACGCTGAATGCCATACTCAATCGGATTCGAGCGTCGTTCCTGTGCCTTGCGGTTCGTGCTCAGTCGTACTCGTAGAACCCTCGACCACTCTTCTTGCCCAAATCGCCCGCTTCGACCTTTCGTTTCAGCAGATAGGCCGGCGTGTAGCGGTCGCCGAGTTCCTCGTGGAGGGTCTGCGTGGCGTCGAGACAGATGTCGAGGCCGATGTGGTCGGCGAGTTCGAGGGGCCCCATCGGGACGTTCGTCCCGAGTTTCATTCCCCTATCGATGTCGTCTTTCGCTGCGACACCCTCGTCGAACGCCCTGATGCCCTCGTTGATCCACGGCATCAGGATGCGATTCGAGACGAAGCCCGGCTTGTCGTCCGATTCCCACGTCTCCTTGCCCAACTCTTCGGCGAAATCGTGGGCGAGCGCGGTGACATCGTCGTCGGTGTGCTCGCCGACGACCAACTCCACACCCTTCATCACAGGGACGGGATTCATGAAATGCAGGCCCACGACGAGTTCGGGGCGTTCGGTGGCGCTCGCGATCGAGGTCACCGAGAGGGTGCTGGTGTTGGTCGCCAGCACCACGTCCTCGGGCACCGCTTCATCGAGGTCGGCGAAGATGTCTTGTTTGATATCCATGTTCTCGACGGCCGCCTCGACGACGAAATCGCAGTCCGCGAGGTCTGTGAGGTCGGTGGTTCCAGTGACCCGCTCGCGGGCCGCCGTGGATTCCTCCCCGGTGAGTTTCTCGCTGTCGACGAGTCGGCTCAAACTCCCCTCGATGGAATCGAGGCCGCTCTCGACGAACTCCTCCTCGATGTCGCGCATCACGACGTCGTAGCCCGCGGTCGCGGCGACCTGTGCGATGCCGTTGCCCATCGTGCCAGCGCCGACGACGCCCACTCGTTCGATGGAATCGAGTTCGCGCATACCGGCGACTCGCGGCGCGGTGGCGTAAGCCTACTGGATGGCCGTGAGGGCAGGATGGCGCGGGCGAGGTGGCGAACCGACTCAGCCCGCGAGCAGGCGGTCGAACGCCTCGACCATCGCCGCGACGCTCGCGCGGGTGATGTCGATGTCGCTCGCGGCGACCGATACTGACCTCCCATCCCGACTCATCTCGATTTCGACCGTGACCACGGCGTCGGTGCCTCCAGTAATAGCATCCACGTGATAGGATTCGAGCGTCGCATCCCCTCGGGAACCGAGCGCCTCCCGGACGGCCGCCACGGCGGCGTCGACCGGGCCGCTCCCCGTGCCGCTGGCGGTGCGCTCGTCGCCATCGACGCGGAGTCTGACGCTCGCGGCCGGCGTGTCGCTGCCGCCCGCGGTCGTGAGATCGACGAGTTCGACCCGCCGCTCACGCTCGCGGCCCTGCACCGTTTCGGCGAGCGCGAGCACGTCCGCGTCGGTCACGCGCTTGCCCCGGTCGCCGAGGTCCGTCACCTGCTCGGTGATTTCGGCGAGTTCGTCGTCAGTCGTCGTAACATCGTGTTCTGCGAGCGCCGCCTCGACACCCGCGCGCCCGGCGTGTTTGCCGAGCGCGAGCCGGCGCTCGCGGCCCACCCGTTCTGGTGGGTAGGGTTCGTACATCGCGTCGTCCTTCAACTGCCCGTCGGTGTGGATGCCCGACTCGTGGGTGAAGGCATTCTCTCCCACCACGGCTTTGTTCGGCGCGAGCGCTATTCCTGTGGAATCGGCGACGGTCCGCGCGAGGTCGTAGAGACCTGTGGTGTCGACAGTTTCGACGCCGTAGCCCTCGGCGAGGGCGATGGCGACCTCTTCGAGCGCGACGTTGCCCGCGCGCTCGCCGATGCCGTTGACGGTCGCATGAACGAGGTCCGCATCCGCCCGGATGGACGCGAGCGCGTTCGCCACCGCCATGCCCAGATCGTCGTGGGTGTGGGTGCTCGTCGGTCCCAATGCGGCGAGTTGGGCGACCACTTTTCCTGTGTGCTCGGGCGTCGCGTAGCCGACGGTATCGCAGTAACAGATCCGGTCCGCGCCGGCGTCGATGGCCGCGCCCATCAGCTCGGTGAGGAACGCGGGGTCGGCACGGGAGCCGTCCTCGCCGAGCACCTCGACCCAGAGCCCGTGCTCGCGGGCGTACTCGACCAACTCGACGGTGGTCTCGACGACGCCGCCGGGCGTGGTGCCGACCTTGCCCTCGATGTGGCGCTCGCTGGCGGGCACGACGAGATTGATGCCATCCACACCGCAATCGAGCGCGAGGTCGATGTCGCGCTCGATACCGCGACAGAAACTCGTCACCCGCGCGTCGAGGTTCTCCCCCGCGACCCGCGAGATGGTCTCGCGCTCGCCCGCGCCGGTGCAGGCGCTGCCGGCCTCGATCGTCGAGACACCGGCCCCGTCGAGTTTGCGGGCGATGCCGACTTTCTCGTCGGACGAGAGCGACACGCCGGGGGCTTGTTCGCCGTCGCGGAGCGTCGTGTCGAGAAACTGTACCTCAGCGTCGGACAGCGGAGTGGTTTCGGGGGAGCCCCCGAATAAAACGTTCACCGGTCATGATAGCCATTCACAGCGCCGCGCGGGAGGTATTTAAAACGGTGCGTTCCGACAGATGTTGCGGTCCGCTTTTTCGATTTTGAGCGGTGGCGCGCCCACGCTCGTGTGCGAGCAACAGCGAGGACCGAGCGCGAACACTGCGCGAGGGATGAGCATCGCGAACGGAGTGAGCGGAGCGAATCGGTTGGGGAGGCATGTGGGCTGCTGCGGTTCTCGCT from Halococcus sediminicola encodes:
- a CDS encoding 3-hydroxyacyl-CoA dehydrogenase family protein; the encoded protein is MRELDSIERVGVVGAGTMGNGIAQVAATAGYDVVMRDIEEEFVESGLDSIEGSLSRLVDSEKLTGEESTAARERVTGTTDLTDLADCDFVVEAAVENMDIKQDIFADLDEAVPEDVVLATNTSTLSVTSIASATERPELVVGLHFMNPVPVMKGVELVVGEHTDDDVTALAHDFAEELGKETWESDDKPGFVSNRILMPWINEGIRAFDEGVAAKDDIDRGMKLGTNVPMGPLELADHIGLDICLDATQTLHEELGDRYTPAYLLKRKVEAGDLGKKSGRGFYEYD
- a CDS encoding alpha-isopropylmalate synthase regulatory domain-containing protein, with the protein product MNVLFGGSPETTPLSDAEVQFLDTTLRDGEQAPGVSLSSDEKVGIARKLDGAGVSTIEAGSACTGAGERETISRVAGENLDARVTSFCRGIERDIDLALDCGVDGINLVVPASERHIEGKVGTTPGGVVETTVELVEYAREHGLWVEVLGEDGSRADPAFLTELMGAAIDAGADRICYCDTVGYATPEHTGKVVAQLAALGPTSTHTHDDLGMAVANALASIRADADLVHATVNGIGERAGNVALEEVAIALAEGYGVETVDTTGLYDLARTVADSTGIALAPNKAVVGENAFTHESGIHTDGQLKDDAMYEPYPPERVGRERRLALGKHAGRAGVEAALAEHDVTTTDDELAEITEQVTDLGDRGKRVTDADVLALAETVQGRERERRVELVDLTTAGGSDTPAASVRLRVDGDERTASGTGSGPVDAAVAAVREALGSRGDATLESYHVDAITGGTDAVVTVEIEMSRDGRSVSVAASDIDITRASVAAMVEAFDRLLAG